One genomic segment of Pseudomonas sp. p1(2021b) includes these proteins:
- the ispC gene encoding 1-deoxy-D-xylulose-5-phosphate reductoisomerase — translation MSHPQRITVLGATGSIGLSTLDVIARHPERYQVFALSGYSRLDELLALCERHRPAYAVVPSAEAAVRLRDGLAGVGCTTEVLEGEAGLCQVASAPEVDAVMAAIVGAAGLRPTLAAVEAGKKVLLANKEALVMSGALFMGAVRRSGAVLLPIDSEHNAIFQCLPADHARGLAQVGVRRILLTASGGPFRETPVAALADVTPEQACAHPNWSMGRKISVDSASMMNKGLELIEACWLFDAAPAKVEVVVHPQSVIHSLVDYVDGSVLAQLGNPDMRTPIANALAWPERIDSGVAPLDLFAIARLDFQAPDEQRFPCLRLARQAAEAGNSAPAVLNAANEVAVEAFLQRRIRFPEIAGMIEQVLDQEPVVPLPSLEAVFAADQRARELSREWLRRHGY, via the coding sequence GTGAGCCATCCACAACGTATCACGGTGCTGGGTGCCACCGGTTCCATCGGCCTGAGTACCCTGGACGTCATCGCGCGTCATCCGGAGCGCTACCAGGTGTTCGCCCTGAGCGGCTATTCCCGTCTCGATGAATTGCTGGCCCTGTGCGAGCGGCACCGCCCGGCCTATGCCGTGGTGCCCAGCGCCGAGGCTGCCGTGCGCTTGCGCGACGGCCTGGCGGGTGTCGGTTGCACCACCGAGGTGCTGGAAGGGGAGGCCGGGCTGTGCCAGGTCGCCTCGGCGCCGGAGGTGGATGCGGTGATGGCCGCCATCGTCGGTGCCGCAGGCCTGCGCCCGACCCTGGCGGCCGTGGAGGCGGGCAAGAAGGTGTTGCTCGCCAACAAGGAAGCGTTGGTGATGTCCGGCGCGCTGTTCATGGGCGCGGTACGGCGCAGTGGCGCCGTGTTGCTGCCGATCGACAGCGAGCACAATGCGATCTTCCAGTGTCTGCCTGCCGACCATGCGCGCGGGTTGGCCCAGGTCGGCGTGCGGCGCATCCTGCTGACCGCTTCGGGCGGGCCGTTCCGCGAGACGCCGGTCGCAGCGTTGGCCGATGTCACGCCGGAGCAGGCGTGTGCCCATCCCAACTGGTCCATGGGGCGCAAGATCTCGGTCGACTCGGCGAGTATGATGAACAAGGGCCTGGAGCTCATCGAGGCCTGCTGGTTGTTCGACGCGGCGCCGGCCAAGGTCGAGGTGGTGGTGCACCCGCAGAGCGTTATCCATTCGTTGGTGGACTACGTCGACGGTTCGGTGCTCGCCCAGCTGGGCAACCCGGACATGCGCACGCCGATCGCCAATGCCCTGGCCTGGCCGGAGCGCATCGACTCGGGTGTCGCGCCGCTGGACCTGTTCGCCATCGCCCGCTTGGACTTCCAGGCCCCCGACGAGCAGCGCTTCCCCTGCCTGCGCCTGGCGCGCCAGGCGGCCGAGGCGGGCAACAGCGCACCGGCCGTGCTCAATGCGGCCAACGAAGTGGCCGTGGAGGCATTTCTCCAGCGGCGTATCCGCTTCCCGGAGATCGCGGGTATGATCGAACAGGTGCTCGACCAGGAACCCGTGGTACCGTTGCCTTCGCTGGAGGCGGTATTCGCCGCGGACCAGCGGGCCCGGGAACTGTCCCGGGAGTGGTTGAGGCGTCACGGTTACTGA
- a CDS encoding phosphatidate cytidylyltransferase produces the protein MLKQRIITALILLPVALGGFFLLNGGDFALFIGLVVTLGAWEWARLAGLVAQPLRLAYAAVVAGALMLLYLMPDLAPWVLGASVIWWGLATWLVLTYPRSSELWSSAACRLLIGLLVLLPAWQGLVLLKHWPLGNWLILAVMVLVWAADIGAYFSGRAFGKRKLAPQVSPGKSWEGVYGGMAVSLLITLGVGLARDWSIGDVLLGLLGAVVVVMSSVIGDLTESMFKRREGIKDSSNLLPGHGGVLDRIDSLTAAIPMFAVLLWAAEWGVM, from the coding sequence ATGCTTAAACAACGCATCATTACTGCGCTGATCCTGCTGCCGGTCGCGCTGGGTGGTTTCTTCCTGCTCAACGGCGGGGACTTCGCCCTGTTCATCGGCCTGGTCGTCACCCTCGGCGCCTGGGAATGGGCGCGCCTGGCCGGGCTCGTCGCCCAGCCGTTGCGCCTGGCCTATGCGGCGGTGGTCGCTGGGGCGCTGATGCTGCTTTACCTGATGCCCGACCTGGCGCCCTGGGTGCTCGGCGCCTCGGTAATCTGGTGGGGGCTGGCCACCTGGCTGGTGCTCACCTATCCACGCAGCAGCGAGCTGTGGAGCAGTGCTGCCTGCCGCCTGCTGATCGGGCTGCTGGTGCTGCTGCCGGCCTGGCAGGGCCTGGTGCTGCTCAAGCACTGGCCGCTGGGCAACTGGCTGATCCTGGCGGTCATGGTGCTGGTGTGGGCCGCCGATATCGGTGCGTACTTCTCCGGTCGAGCGTTCGGCAAGCGCAAGCTGGCGCCGCAGGTCAGCCCGGGTAAAAGCTGGGAAGGCGTCTACGGCGGCATGGCGGTGAGCCTGCTGATCACCCTGGGTGTGGGCCTGGCCCGCGACTGGAGCATCGGCGATGTGCTGCTCGGCCTGCTGGGCGCGGTGGTCGTGGTGATGTCCTCGGTGATCGGTGACCTGACCGAGAGCATGTTCAAGCGCCGTGAAGGCATCAAGGACAGCAGCAATTTGCTGCCTGGCCATGGTGGCGTGCTCGACCGTATCGACAGCCTGACCGCGGCGATCCCGATGTTCGCCGTTCTGCTCTGGGCTGCCGAATGGGGTGTGATGTGA
- the uppS gene encoding polyprenyl diphosphate synthase, whose amino-acid sequence MEKTKPAASPSVPRHVAIIMDGNNRWAKRRLLPGVAGHKAGVDAVRAVIEVCAEAGVEVLTLFAFSSENWQRPADEVGALMELFFTALRREAKRLNENKISLRIIGDRSRFHPELQAAMREAEALTAGNDRFILQIAANYGGQWDIAQAAQRLAREVQAGHLRPEDITPGLLQTCLATGDLPLPDLCIRTGGEHRISNFLLWQLAYAELYFSDLYWPDFKHEAMRTALADFASRQRRFGKTSEQVEAGARA is encoded by the coding sequence ATGGAAAAGACCAAGCCAGCGGCATCGCCTTCGGTGCCGCGTCACGTCGCGATCATCATGGATGGCAACAACCGCTGGGCCAAGCGACGCCTGCTGCCCGGCGTCGCCGGGCACAAGGCCGGTGTCGATGCGGTTCGTGCGGTGATCGAAGTCTGCGCCGAGGCCGGGGTCGAGGTGCTGACCCTCTTCGCCTTCTCCAGCGAGAACTGGCAGCGGCCGGCCGATGAGGTCGGTGCGCTCATGGAGCTGTTCTTCACGGCCCTGCGCCGCGAGGCCAAGCGCCTGAACGAGAACAAGATCAGCCTGCGCATCATCGGCGACCGCTCGCGCTTCCACCCCGAATTGCAGGCCGCCATGCGCGAAGCCGAGGCCCTGACCGCCGGCAACGACCGCTTCATCCTGCAGATCGCTGCCAACTACGGTGGTCAGTGGGACATCGCCCAGGCCGCGCAACGCCTGGCGCGTGAAGTTCAGGCCGGCCACCTGCGTCCCGAGGACATCACCCCGGGCCTGTTGCAGACCTGCCTGGCCACAGGCGACCTGCCGTTGCCCGACCTGTGCATCCGCACCGGGGGCGAACATCGCATCAGCAACTTCCTGCTGTGGCAGCTGGCCTATGCCGAGCTGTACTTCTCCGACCTGTACTGGCCGGACTTCAAACACGAGGCCATGCGTACCGCCCTGGCCGATTTCGCTTCGCGCCAGCGCCGCTTCGGTAAGACCAGCGAGCAGGTCGAGGCTGGAGCTCGTGCTTAA
- the frr gene encoding ribosome recycling factor, protein MINDIKKDAQERMGKSIEALARNLAAIRTGRAHPSILDSVKVPAWGSEMPLNQVAAITVEDARTLKIVAHDKNLSAAIEKAILTSDLGLNPSSAGTTIRVPMPALTEETRKGYTKQASGVAEDAKVAVRNVRRDALADLKKLTKDKEISEDEERRAADEIQKLTDKFVAEIDAAFKAKEKDLMAV, encoded by the coding sequence ATGATCAACGACATCAAGAAAGACGCGCAGGAGCGCATGGGCAAGTCCATCGAGGCCCTGGCTCGCAACCTGGCGGCGATCCGTACCGGTCGCGCCCACCCCAGCATCCTGGACAGCGTCAAGGTCCCGGCCTGGGGAAGCGAGATGCCGCTGAACCAAGTGGCTGCGATCACCGTCGAGGACGCCCGTACCCTGAAGATCGTCGCTCACGACAAGAACCTCAGCGCCGCCATCGAGAAGGCTATCCTGACCTCCGATCTGGGCCTGAACCCGTCCAGCGCGGGCACCACCATCCGTGTGCCGATGCCGGCCCTGACCGAGGAAACCCGCAAGGGCTACACCAAGCAGGCCAGCGGCGTCGCCGAGGACGCCAAGGTGGCTGTGCGCAACGTGCGTCGCGATGCATTGGCTGACCTCAAGAAGCTCACCAAGGACAAGGAAATCAGCGAAGACGAAGAGCGTCGTGCCGCGGACGAGATCCAGAAGCTGACCGACAAGTTCGTCGCTGAAATCGATGCTGCGTTCAAGGCCAAGGAAAAGGACCTGATGGCCGTCTGA
- the pyrH gene encoding UMP kinase: protein MAQQVSGRQPRYKRILLKLSGEALMGSEEFGIDPKVLDRMALEVGQLVGIGVQVGLVIGGGNLFRGAALSAAGMDRVTGDHMGMLATVMNALAMRDALERSNIPALVMSAISMVGVTDHYDRRKAIRHLNSGDVVIFSAGTGNPFFTTDSAACLRAIEIDADVVLKATKVDGVYTADPFKDPHAEKFDHLTYDEVLDRKLGVMDLTAICLCRDHKMPLRVFNMNKPGALLNIVVGGAEGTLIEEGQA from the coding sequence ATGGCCCAGCAGGTGAGTGGTCGCCAACCTCGCTATAAACGCATTTTGCTCAAACTTAGCGGCGAGGCCCTGATGGGCTCGGAAGAGTTCGGGATCGACCCGAAGGTACTGGACCGCATGGCCCTGGAAGTCGGCCAGTTGGTCGGCATCGGCGTCCAGGTCGGGCTGGTGATCGGCGGCGGCAACCTGTTCCGCGGTGCAGCGCTCAGCGCCGCCGGCATGGACCGCGTCACCGGCGACCATATGGGCATGCTGGCCACCGTGATGAACGCCCTGGCCATGCGTGACGCCCTGGAGCGTTCGAACATCCCGGCGCTGGTCATGTCGGCCATTTCCATGGTCGGCGTCACCGACCATTACGACCGCCGCAAAGCTATTCGTCACCTCAACTCCGGGGATGTGGTAATTTTCTCCGCCGGTACCGGCAACCCGTTCTTCACCACCGACTCCGCTGCCTGCCTGCGCGCCATCGAGATCGATGCCGACGTGGTGTTGAAGGCGACCAAGGTCGACGGTGTGTACACTGCCGATCCATTCAAGGACCCGCACGCCGAGAAATTCGATCACCTGACCTACGACGAGGTCCTGGATCGCAAGCTCGGTGTCATGGACCTGACCGCAATCTGCCTGTGCCGCGACCACAAGATGCCATTGCGGGTATTCAACATGAACAAGCCTGGCGCCCTGCTGAACATCGTGGTGGGTGGCGCTGAAGGTACTCTGATCGAGGAAGGCCAAGCATGA
- the tsf gene encoding translation elongation factor Ts, with the protein MAAITAALVKELRERTGEGMMDCKKALEKAGGDIEKAIDDMRASGAIKAAKKAGNVAAEGAIAVKTDGKSAVLLEVNSQTDFLALQDDFKTFVAESIEEAFAQKLTDAAPLIASREAAREALVAKCGENVNIRRLARVEGDVVGAYLHGNKIGAAVVLKGGDVELAKNIAMHVAASNPEFLDSSEISAEAIEREKNVFLQLNADKIAGKPENIVENMINGRITKFKAEASLKEQAFVMNPEVKVGELAKKAGAEIVSFTYFKVGEGIEKPVDNFAEEVAAQVAAAKQ; encoded by the coding sequence ATGGCAGCAATTACTGCAGCGCTGGTCAAAGAACTGCGCGAGCGTACCGGCGAAGGCATGATGGACTGCAAGAAGGCCCTGGAAAAGGCCGGCGGCGACATCGAAAAAGCCATTGATGACATGCGCGCTTCCGGCGCCATCAAGGCCGCCAAGAAGGCTGGCAACGTTGCCGCCGAAGGCGCCATCGCGGTCAAGACCGACGGCAAGTCCGCTGTCCTGCTGGAAGTGAACTCGCAGACCGACTTCCTGGCCCTGCAAGACGACTTCAAGACCTTCGTTGCCGAAAGCATCGAAGAAGCCTTCGCCCAGAAGCTGACCGACGCCGCGCCGCTGATCGCTTCGCGCGAAGCCGCTCGTGAAGCCCTGGTCGCCAAGTGCGGCGAGAACGTCAACATCCGTCGCCTGGCGCGCGTTGAAGGCGACGTCGTCGGCGCCTACCTGCACGGCAACAAGATCGGCGCTGCTGTCGTCCTGAAGGGCGGCGACGTCGAGCTGGCCAAGAACATCGCCATGCACGTTGCAGCTTCGAACCCTGAGTTCCTGGATTCGTCGGAAATCTCCGCCGAGGCCATCGAGCGCGAGAAGAACGTCTTCCTGCAGCTGAACGCCGACAAGATCGCTGGCAAGCCGGAAAACATCGTTGAGAACATGATCAACGGTCGTATCACCAAGTTCAAAGCCGAAGCCTCGCTGAAAGAGCAGGCCTTCGTCATGAACCCGGAAGTCAAGGTTGGCGAACTGGCCAAGAAAGCCGGTGCTGAAATCGTTTCCTTCACCTACTTCAAGGTCGGCGAAGGCATCGAGAAGCCTGTCGACAACTTCGCTGAAGAAGTTGCCGCCCAGGTAGCTGCCGCCAAGCAGTAA
- the rpsB gene encoding 30S ribosomal protein S2: MSQVNMRDMLKAGVHFGHQTRYWNPKMGKFIFGARNKIHIINLEKTLPMFNDALSFVERLAQGKNKILFVGTKRSAGKIVAEQAARCGSPYVDHRWLGGMLTNYKTIRASIKRLRDLETQAEDGTFAKLTKKEALMRSRDLEKLDRSLGGIKDMGGLPDALFVIDVEHERIAITEANKLGIPVIGVVDTNSSPEGVDYVIPGNDDAIRAIELYMTSMADAVIRGRNNVAGGTEVYAEEAAAPAAE, from the coding sequence ATGTCCCAAGTCAACATGCGCGATATGCTGAAGGCCGGTGTGCACTTCGGCCACCAGACCCGTTACTGGAACCCGAAAATGGGCAAGTTCATTTTCGGCGCGCGCAACAAGATCCACATCATCAACCTGGAAAAAACCCTGCCGATGTTCAACGACGCTCTGTCGTTCGTCGAGCGCCTGGCCCAGGGCAAGAACAAGATCCTGTTCGTCGGCACCAAGCGTTCCGCTGGCAAGATCGTCGCCGAGCAAGCTGCTCGTTGCGGTTCGCCATACGTTGACCACCGCTGGTTGGGCGGCATGCTGACCAACTACAAGACCATCCGTGCTTCGATCAAGCGTCTGCGCGACCTGGAAACCCAGGCCGAAGATGGCACCTTCGCCAAGCTGACCAAGAAAGAAGCCCTGATGCGCAGCCGCGACCTGGAAAAACTGGATCGCAGCCTGGGCGGTATCAAGGACATGGGTGGCCTGCCTGACGCACTGTTCGTCATCGACGTCGAGCACGAGCGCATCGCCATCACCGAAGCCAACAAGCTGGGCATCCCGGTCATCGGCGTTGTCGATACCAACAGCAGCCCGGAAGGCGTTGACTACGTCATCCCAGGCAACGACGACGCCATCCGCGCCATCGAGCTGTACATGACTTCGATGGCTGACGCCGTCATCCGCGGCCGCAACAACGTTGCCGGCGGCACCGAAGTCTACGCTGAAGAAGCGGCTGCACCTGCTGCCGAGTAA
- the map gene encoding type I methionyl aminopeptidase gives MTVTIKTAEDIEKMRIAGRLAAEVLEMIEEHVKPGVTTEELDRLCHDYIVNVQQAIPAPLNYKGFPKSICTSINHVVCHGIPNEKPLKDGDTLNIDVTVIKDGYHGDTSRMFHVGTVAPWAERLSKVTQECMYKAIELVKPGCRLGDIGEVIQKHAEKNGFSVVREFCGHGIGKVFHEEPQVLHYGRAGTGMELKEGMTFTIEPMINQGRADTKVLGDGWTAITKDRKLSAQWEHTILVTATGYEIFTLRKDDTLPRTSA, from the coding sequence ATGACCGTCACCATCAAGACCGCAGAAGACATCGAGAAGATGCGCATCGCCGGCCGCCTGGCCGCCGAAGTCCTCGAGATGATCGAAGAACACGTCAAGCCCGGTGTCACCACCGAGGAGCTCGACCGCCTCTGCCACGACTATATCGTCAACGTCCAGCAGGCGATCCCGGCGCCGCTCAACTACAAAGGCTTCCCCAAGTCGATCTGCACCTCGATCAACCACGTGGTCTGCCACGGCATCCCCAACGAGAAGCCGCTCAAGGATGGCGACACCCTCAACATCGATGTCACCGTGATCAAGGACGGCTACCACGGCGATACCAGCCGTATGTTCCACGTCGGCACCGTCGCGCCCTGGGCCGAGCGCCTGTCCAAGGTCACCCAGGAATGCATGTACAAGGCCATCGAGCTGGTCAAGCCGGGCTGCCGCCTGGGCGATATCGGCGAGGTGATCCAGAAGCACGCGGAGAAGAACGGCTTCTCGGTGGTACGCGAATTCTGCGGCCATGGCATCGGCAAGGTGTTCCACGAAGAACCGCAGGTCCTGCACTACGGCCGCGCCGGCACCGGCATGGAACTCAAGGAAGGCATGACCTTCACCATCGAGCCGATGATCAACCAGGGCAGGGCCGACACCAAGGTGCTGGGCGACGGCTGGACCGCCATCACCAAGGACCGCAAGCTGTCCGCCCAGTGGGAGCACACCATCCTGGTGACCGCCACCGGCTACGAGATCTTCACCCTGCGCAAGGACGACACCCTGCCGCGCACCTCGGCCTGA
- a CDS encoding [protein-PII] uridylyltransferase — MPQVDPELFDRGQFQAELALKASPIAAFKKAIRQAGAVLDRRFREGGEIRPLIEDRAWFVDNILQQAWNQFDWRDQAGIALVAVGGYGRGELHPWSDIDLLILLDSAEHEQYRDAIERFLTLLWDIGLEVGQSVRTVEECAEQAKADLTVITNLMESRTIAGPEALRQRMLGVTSTEHMWPSKEFFLAKRAELKARHHKYNDTEYNLEPNVKGSPGGLRDIQTVLWVARRQYGTLNLHALADEGFLLESENELLASSQAFLWRVRYALHMLAGRAEDRLLFDHQRSIAALLGYGDENPKRAIEQFMTQYYRVVMSISQLCDLIIQHFEEVILADDDSGTTQPLNARFRLHDGYIETVNPAVFKRTPFAMLEIFVLMAQHPEIKGVRADTVRQLREHRHLINDKFRNDIRNTSLFIELFKCEIGIHRNLRRMNRYGILGRYLPEFGLIVGQMQHDLFHIYTVDAHTLNLIKHLRKLQYTPVSEKFPLASKLMGRLPKPELIYLAGLYHDIGKGRQGDHSELGAVDAQAFCARHQLPAWDSRLIVWLVQNHLVMSTTAQRKDLSDPQVINDFALHVGDETRLDYLYVLTVADINATNPSLWNSWRASLLRQLYTETKRALRRGLENPLDREEQIRQTQTAALDILVREGTDPDDVEQLWAQLGDDYFLKHTAADIAWHSDAILQQPADGGPLVLIKETTQREFEGGTQIFIYAPDQHDFFAVTVAAMSQLNLNIHDARIITSSSQFTLDTYIVLDNDGGSIGDNPQRVKQIRDGLAEALRNPEDYPTIIQRRVPRQLKHFTFAPQVTIHNDAQRPVTILEITAPDRPGLLARIGRIFLEFDLSLQNAKIATLGERVEDVFFITDADNQPLSDPQLCLRLQEAIIKQLQAGQASDTSTTRVTF; from the coding sequence ATGCCCCAGGTGGATCCCGAGCTGTTCGACCGTGGCCAGTTCCAGGCGGAACTGGCGCTCAAGGCAAGCCCCATCGCTGCCTTCAAGAAAGCCATCCGCCAGGCCGGCGCGGTGCTCGACCGGCGCTTTCGCGAAGGCGGCGAGATCCGCCCACTCATCGAGGACCGCGCCTGGTTCGTCGACAATATCCTGCAACAGGCCTGGAACCAGTTCGACTGGCGCGACCAGGCCGGTATCGCCCTGGTCGCCGTCGGCGGCTACGGCCGTGGCGAGCTGCACCCCTGGTCGGACATCGACCTGCTGATCCTGCTCGACAGCGCCGAGCACGAGCAGTACCGCGACGCCATCGAACGCTTCCTCACCCTGCTGTGGGACATCGGCCTGGAAGTGGGCCAGAGCGTGCGCACCGTGGAGGAATGCGCCGAACAGGCCAAGGCCGACCTGACGGTGATCACCAACCTGATGGAAAGCCGCACCATCGCCGGCCCCGAGGCCTTGCGCCAACGCATGCTGGGCGTCACCAGCACCGAACATATGTGGCCGAGCAAGGAGTTCTTCCTGGCCAAGCGCGCCGAGCTCAAGGCCCGCCACCACAAGTACAACGACACCGAGTACAACCTCGAGCCTAACGTCAAGGGATCCCCGGGCGGCCTGCGCGACATCCAGACCGTGCTCTGGGTGGCCCGCCGCCAGTACGGCACCCTGAACCTCCACGCCTTGGCCGACGAAGGCTTCCTGTTGGAAAGCGAGAACGAGTTGCTGGCCTCTTCCCAGGCCTTCCTGTGGCGGGTGCGCTATGCCCTGCACATGCTCGCCGGGCGCGCCGAGGACCGCCTGCTGTTCGACCACCAGCGCAGCATCGCCGCATTGCTCGGCTACGGCGACGAGAACCCCAAGCGCGCCATCGAGCAGTTCATGACCCAGTACTACCGGGTGGTGATGAGCATCAGCCAGCTGTGCGACCTGATCATCCAGCATTTCGAGGAAGTCATTCTCGCCGACGATGACAGCGGCACCACCCAACCGTTGAACGCTCGCTTCCGGCTGCATGATGGCTATATCGAGACGGTCAACCCGGCGGTGTTCAAGCGTACCCCGTTCGCCATGCTGGAAATCTTCGTGCTGATGGCCCAGCACCCGGAGATCAAGGGCGTGCGAGCCGACACCGTGCGTCAGTTGCGCGAACATCGCCACCTGATCAACGACAAGTTCCGCAACGACATCCGCAATACCAGCCTGTTCATCGAGCTGTTCAAGTGCGAGATCGGCATCCACCGCAACCTGCGGCGGATGAACCGCTACGGCATCCTCGGGCGCTACCTGCCGGAGTTCGGCCTGATCGTCGGGCAGATGCAGCACGACCTGTTCCACATCTATACGGTCGACGCCCACACCCTCAACCTGATCAAGCACCTGCGCAAGCTGCAGTACACCCCGGTCTCGGAGAAATTCCCCCTGGCCAGCAAGCTCATGGGGCGCCTGCCCAAGCCTGAGCTGATCTACCTGGCCGGCCTCTACCATGACATCGGCAAGGGCCGCCAAGGCGACCACTCCGAGCTGGGCGCCGTGGATGCGCAGGCCTTCTGCGCACGCCACCAGCTACCGGCGTGGGACAGCCGGCTGATCGTCTGGCTGGTCCAGAACCACCTGGTGATGTCCACCACCGCCCAGCGCAAGGACCTCTCCGACCCGCAGGTGATCAACGACTTCGCCCTGCACGTGGGCGACGAAACCCGCCTGGACTACCTCTACGTGTTGACCGTGGCCGACATCAACGCCACCAACCCCAGCCTGTGGAACTCCTGGCGCGCCAGCCTGCTGCGCCAGCTCTACACCGAGACCAAGCGCGCCCTGCGCCGCGGCCTGGAGAACCCGCTGGACCGCGAGGAGCAGATCCGCCAGACACAGACCGCCGCGCTGGACATCCTGGTGCGCGAAGGCACCGACCCGGACGATGTGGAACAGCTGTGGGCCCAGTTGGGCGACGACTACTTCCTCAAGCACACCGCCGCCGACATTGCCTGGCACAGCGACGCGATCCTCCAGCAGCCGGCCGACGGCGGCCCGCTGGTCTTGATCAAGGAAACCACCCAGCGCGAGTTCGAGGGCGGCACGCAGATCTTCATCTATGCCCCCGACCAGCACGACTTCTTCGCCGTGACCGTGGCGGCGATGTCCCAGCTCAACCTGAACATCCATGACGCGCGGATCATCACCTCCAGCAGCCAGTTCACCCTCGACACCTATATCGTCCTGGACAACGACGGCGGCTCGATCGGCGATAACCCGCAGCGGGTCAAGCAGATCCGCGACGGCCTGGCCGAGGCCCTGCGCAACCCTGAGGACTACCCGACCATCATCCAGCGTCGGGTGCCGCGCCAGCTCAAGCACTTCACCTTCGCCCCGCAGGTGACCATCCACAATGACGCCCAGCGGCCGGTGACCATCCTGGAAATCACCGCCCCCGACCGCCCCGGCCTGCTGGCGCGCATCGGGCGTATCTTCCTGGAGTTCGACCTGTCGCTGCAGAACGCCAAGATCGCCACCCTCGGCGAACGGGTGGAGGACGTGTTCTTCATCACCGACGCCGACAACCAGCCGCTGTCGGACCCGCAGCTGTGCCTGCGCCTGCAGGAAGCGATCATCAAGCAGCTGCAGGCTGGCCAGGCCAGCGACACCAGCACCACCCGCGTGACCTTCTAA
- the dapC gene encoding succinyldiaminopimelate transaminase produces MNHALTQLQPYPFEKLRALLGSVKPAADKRAIALSIGEPKHESPAFVAKAMADNLDKLAVYPSTIGLPALRQAIGQWCERRFGVPAGWLDADRHILPVNGTREALFAFTQAVVNRADDGLVVSPNPFYQIYEGAALLAGATPHYLPCLESNGFNPDFDAVPAEVWQRCQILFLCSPGNPTGALVPMDTLKKLIALADEHDFVIAADECYSELYFDEDAPPPGLLSACAELGRSDFKRCVVFHSLSKRSNLPGLRSGFVAGDASIIKPFLLYRTYHGCAMPVQTQLASIAAWQDEAHVRENRDQYRAKYDAVLAILQPVMDVQRPDGSFYLWAKVPGCDADFTRDLFEAQHVTVVPGSYLSREVDGVNPGAGRVRMALVAPLAECIEAAERIREFLQNR; encoded by the coding sequence ATGAACCATGCCCTGACCCAGCTTCAGCCCTACCCGTTCGAGAAACTGCGTGCCCTGCTGGGCAGCGTGAAGCCTGCGGCGGACAAACGCGCCATCGCCCTGTCGATCGGCGAACCGAAGCATGAATCACCGGCGTTCGTCGCCAAGGCCATGGCCGACAACCTCGACAAGCTGGCGGTGTACCCCAGCACCATCGGCCTGCCCGCGCTGCGCCAGGCCATTGGCCAATGGTGCGAACGCCGCTTCGGCGTGCCGGCCGGCTGGCTCGACGCCGACCGCCACATCCTGCCGGTCAACGGCACCCGCGAGGCGCTGTTCGCCTTCACCCAAGCCGTGGTCAACCGCGCCGATGACGGCCTGGTGGTCAGCCCCAACCCGTTCTACCAGATCTACGAAGGCGCAGCCCTGCTGGCCGGCGCCACCCCGCATTACCTGCCATGCCTGGAAAGCAACGGCTTCAACCCGGACTTCGATGCCGTACCGGCCGAGGTCTGGCAGCGCTGCCAGATCCTGTTCCTGTGCTCCCCGGGCAACCCCACTGGCGCCCTGGTGCCGATGGACACGCTGAAGAAGCTGATCGCCCTGGCCGACGAGCACGATTTCGTGATCGCCGCCGACGAGTGCTACAGCGAGCTGTACTTCGACGAAGATGCCCCGCCACCAGGCCTGCTGAGTGCCTGTGCCGAGCTTGGCCGCAGCGACTTCAAGCGTTGCGTGGTGTTCCACAGCCTGTCCAAGCGCTCCAACCTGCCAGGCCTGCGCTCGGGCTTCGTCGCCGGCGACGCCTCGATCATCAAGCCGTTCCTGCTGTATCGCACCTATCACGGTTGCGCCATGCCGGTGCAAACCCAGCTGGCCAGCATCGCCGCCTGGCAGGACGAGGCCCATGTCCGTGAAAACCGCGACCAGTACCGGGCCAAGTACGACGCGGTGCTGGCGATTCTCCAGCCAGTGATGGACGTGCAGCGCCCGGACGGCAGTTTCTACCTGTGGGCCAAGGTGCCGGGCTGCGATGCCGATTTCACTCGTGACCTGTTCGAAGCCCAGCATGTGACCGTGGTACCGGGGTCGTACCTGTCGCGTGAGGTCGATGGCGTGAACCCGGGCGCGGGTCGGGTGCGCATGGCGCTGGTTGCGCCGCTGGCCGAGTGCATCGAGGCCGCCGAGCGGATTCGCGAATTCCTGCAGAACCGCTGA